Within Conexibacter woesei DSM 14684, the genomic segment CCGCTGGTCGACGAGGAGGACGGCGAGCTGCCCGGCATGAGCGCGTTCGCGCTCGAGAACGGCCAGGTGTTCCACACCTACTCGGCGTACTCGCGTGGGCTGGACGCGATCTGGGGCGTCTACCCCTGGCTCGACCGCGCGCCGAAGGGTCGCAACGAGCCGATCCACTGGCACCGCCGCCACGACGAGTACGGCGCGGCCGACGCGTGACCGTGCTCGCGCACATCGGCCCAGTGCCGGTCGAGGAGGTCCTGCCGCTGATCGCGCTCGCGAGCAGCGGCGGGCTCGTTGCCGTCGCGAGCGCTCGCGTGCGCCGCCTCGCGAAACGGCGTCGCCGGCGCGCCCGGACTTCCGAATACCCTGTCACGCTTGAATCTGATCCGTCGCATCGAGGCCGGCCAGGGCGAGTTCCTCGTGTTCGCCCTCACCCCGCCGCGTCTCGCGACCGAGCGCGAGCAGGTGCAGGACATCGCCAACACGACGATCGCCCGCCTTCTCCCGCTCGATCTGGACGGTCTGATCCTCTACGACATCGACGACGAGACCGAGCGCAACCCGGCCGAGCGCCCGTTCCCGTTCATGCCGACGCTGGACCCGGCCCACTACCTCGCCGAGCATCTGGCGGCCTGGCCGGCGCCGGTCGTCGTCTACCGCGCGGTCAGCAAGTACGCGCCCGCTGAGCTTCGTTCGTGGCTGACGGCCCAAGACCCAAGACGGGTCATGACCGTGCTGGTCGGCGCACCATCGAGCGCCACCGCCGGTCGGACGTCACTCGCCGACGCCCAAGCCCTGCGTCGCGACACCAACCCGGCCGTGTCGCTCGGCGGAGTCGCCATCCCCGAGCGTCACACCCGGCGCGAGGACGAGCACCTGCGCCTGCTCGCCAAACAGGAGGCGGGCTGCCGATTCTTCGTGACGCAGGTCGTCTACGACGTCAACGCCGCGAAGAACCTCGTCTCCGACTACCACTACGAGTGCCGAGCGCGCGGCATGCCACCCGTGCCGTTCGTCTTCACGTTCTCGGTCTGCGGGTCGATGAAGACCCTGGAGTTCCTGCGCTGGCTGGGCGTCGACGTCCCGCGCTGGATCGAGAACGACCTCGCCCACGCCACCGATCCGCTCGAAGCCTCCTACGAGCAGGCGCTCACCACAGCCACCGAGCTGATGGCCTACTGCCGCACGCTCGGTGTTCCGTTCGGGATCAACGTCGAGAGCGTGTCGATTCGGCGGGTCGAGATCGAAGCGTCGGTGCGCCTCGCCGAGCAACTGCGAGCGCACCTGCACTAGCTATTTGCCCCGGATGACCTTCGGCGCCAGGCCCCGGGGCGTTGGCGCGCCGCCGCGGCCACCTTGTTGGCATGCAGATCACATCGCCGCATCGTCACCTCTCTGTCGCGATCTAGGCCGCGACGGTGTGACGACGTCCGTCAACGCGTAGTCGCGTCGTAGGGGCGCGCAGCTCAGGCGACCGTCGACAGCTGCCGCGTGGCTCGTCCTCGTTCGAGGTCCCGAACGACGCAGGAGCCCAGTCGTCCGCGCGGCCGAAGGCCGGTCACGGCTAGACCAGGAGCCCCAGCTCACGCGCGCGCGTAACGGCTTCGGCGCGGTTGCGAGCGTGGAGCTTGCGGTAGACCGACGACGTGTGCTGCTTGATCGTGTGAGGGGAAAGGCAGAGTGATCGGCCGATCTGCGCGTTGGTTGATCCTTCCGAGACCAACGTGAGGACTTGACGCTCGCGCTCGCTCAGCCGGGTTGGGGATGGGGGTCGGTGGATGGGCGCCGTGTCGTCGAGGCCAGCTGCGCGGAGTGCCGTGAGGAGGCGGGCGACGGGCCAGGTCCGGTCGATCGTTGGCAGCGGCGGCAACGTCCTGTCGCTCGCGTCGACCGTCAGGACGACGCGGATGCAGGGCGAGATGGCCCGGAGGTCGGCCTGCAGGGCGGACAAGGCGTCGTCGCCGAAGCGCCCGTCGACCGCCACGACGTCGACGGGCAGCTCGGCGACCCGTTTCCGCGCGGTGGCGAGATCGTTGGCCACGGCGCACCGGCGCACCCAGGTCTGCCGTTGCAGCACGAGCGAGAACCCCCACAACGCCAGCTCTTCCCGGTCGACGACCAACACGGTCAGCCGACGATCAGCCAGCGACGACATCCGCGACCTCCACGTGGGGGAACACGACGACCACGGCGCGCCGCCAGATGAGGAACGCCGACGCGGCGCCGGCGTCCTGGTGGCCGAGCGTGCGATCTGCCAGACGGCGCGCTCGCCCGCGTCGCGCGCTCAGCTGCGCGGTGTGCTCCAGTCCGGCTGCCGCCGCCGCGAGTGCCGCCCCGAGCGCATCCTCGACCGTGGCGCCCGCGGCGGCCGCCTGGTCCAGCGCGCGCGCCGCGGGCAGCATCACGTCCATCAACGTCTTGTCGCCCTCGCGGGCACCGCCGCGCTGCGCCATGCCGTCGACGCCCGCGCTGACGACCCGGGCGAGCCCCCGCGGGTCGCGCAGGGCGTCGCCGCCGAGGTCGTCCAGCGCGCGGCCGGCGCGCAGCAGCGCGGTGCCCCACAACGGACCGATGGAGCCGCCGACGTCGGCGAACGCCGCGCCCGCGTCGCGCAGCAGCTGCGCTGCGGTGCGGTCGCCCGGTTCGGCGACCTCCGCCGCGACCGCGCGCCAGCCGAGGACCATCGTGGCGCCGTGGTCACCGTCGGCCGCGACGGCGTCGAGACGATCGAGGACGTCCTGGCGCTCCTCCATCTCCCGCGTCACGGCGGTGAGCGTCCGGGCTACGACCTTCGCCGTCTCGCTCATCGCCACTCCGTCCCGAACCCGGGCCCGGCGAGCGGTCGCGCCGGCGCGTCCATGAGCCGGCGCAGCTCGTCGTCGAGGTGGACGAGCGTCACCGACAGCCCGATCATCTCCAGCGACGTCACGTACTCGCCCACCAGCGACCGGTGCACCGGGACGCCTGCGGATGCGAGCCGCTCGACGATCCTGCGCAGGACGATGTAGCCCTCCATCAACGGCGTCGCGCCGAGCGTGTTGACCAGCACGAGCACGGACTCGCCCGCGTCGGGCGCCCGGTCGGCGAGCATGATGTCCAGGAGCTCGTCAGCGACGACGTCGGCGCCGGCCAGCGGGCCGCGGCGGATGCCGGCCTCTCCGTGGACGCCCATCCCGACGTCCATCTCGCCCGCAGGGAGGTCGAACGTGGGCCGGCCCGCGGCCGGCACGGTGCACGGGCCGAGCCCGACCCCGACTGTGCGGGTCCGGTCGTTGGCGTGCTGCGCGGCGGCCGCGACGGCCGCGAGGCCGGCGCCCTCGTCGGCTCGGGCGCCGGCGGCCTTGAAGACGATCACGTCGCCCGCCACGCCGCGGCGCTCCGACGGGTGATCCAGCGCGGAGACGACGTCATCGGTGACCAGGACGGTCTCGCTCGCGATGCCTTCGTCGGCCAGCAGCTCGGCAGCCATGCCGAAGTTCATGATGTCGCCCTCGTAGTTGCCGAACAGGAACAGCACGCCGTCCGGCGGCGCGAGCGCGCGGGCGACCTCGACCGCCGGCGTGGCCGACGGCGAGGCGAACACGTTGCCGACCGCCGCGCCGTCCGCCAGCCCGGGACCGAGCGCGCCGAAGAACGCGGGCTCGTGGCCCGACCCGCCGCCGACGATCACCCCGACGCGCCGCGCGGGATCGCGCTTCGCGAGCACGAGGCCCCGCCCGCGCGGCGTGCGCACGATCTCGCTCCCGTGGGCGGCGACGATGCCGTCGAGCATCTCGTCGACGACGGCGAAGGGGTCATTGACGAGCTTGCGCATACCGCTCCTCGCCGTCGGAGAGCTCCTGCACCTTCGGGACCGAGCCGCCGCCGTCGAACTCGCTGTCCAGCCAGGCGTCGACGATCTCCAGCGCGAGCATCGGCCCGATGACGCGCGCGCCCATCGTCAGGATCTGCGCGTTGTTGGACTTGCGGGCCCGTCTCGCCGAGTAGGTGTCGTGGCACGTCGCGGCATACACGCCGGGGATCTTGTTGGCGGCGATCGCGACCCCGAGGCCCGTGCCGCAGATCAGGATCGCGCGGTCGTAGCGCCTGGCTGCGACGTTCTCGGCCACCTCGAAGGCGATCGACGGGTAGTTGCGCGAGTCGTCGTCGACGCCGACGTCCAGGACCTCGTGGCCGAGGCTCCGCAGATGGTCGGCGACGAGGCGCCGCAGCTCGACGCCTGCCGAGTCCGAGCCCAAGCCGATCGTGGTCATGCCGCGATCTCCATTTCGTTGATGAGGTGGTCGAGGTAGTCCGCGCCGCGGCGCATGGCCGTCAGCGCGTCGCCGCCGTAGTGCTCGACGCACAGCGGCCCGCGGTAGCCGGCGTCGAGCACGGCCCGCAGCGCGAGGCGGTAGTCGATCTCGCCGTCGGCCAGCGCGGTCGGCCCGGTCAGCACCAGGCCGTCGGCGTGCTCGAGGCGGACGTAGTTCTTGAGGTGCCAGTAGTTGACGTGCGCCGCCAGGGCGGCGACCGTCGCCCGCCACGGCTCGGGGGGCGGGAAGGGCACCCGCACGAGGTTGCCGATGTCGAGGTTGACGCCGAGGTTCGTGGCGCCGACGTCCTGCAGGATCCGCAGCACGCGGTCCGAGCGGTCCAGCAGCGTCGACTCGTGCAGCTCCAGCGAGACGTCGATGCCGAGCGTGCGCGCCTCCGCGCAGATACTGGCGAGCCGCTCGGCGGCCGTCGCGAAGGTCGCGTCGCCGGCGTCGTCCCGGGGGTGCGGGACGGTCCAGAACGGCGCCTCGAGCTGGGGGCCGGCGAGCGGTCGGTGGAACCCGACGCTGACCACCGGCGCGCCCAGCGCCGCGGCGGCGTGCAGCGCGCGCCGCGTGCGCTCCAGGTTCTTCACGCCGTGGTCGGGATCGATGACGCTGGCGCGGATGACCGACATCCCGACGAGCGCGACGTCGGCGTCGGCCAGCGACGCGCGCAGCTCCGAGAGCCGCGCATCATCGAGCAGGTCGACGCGCAGCCAGCCGTCGACGAGGTCGCACGCCGTGAACCCGCAGCGTCGGAGGCGATGCAGCTGCGTCCGCCAGTCCCCGGCCGAGGCCAGGTGCATCGGCTGGCCCGCGGCGTCGGCGCCGGCCAGCGGCAGCGTCGAGCCGGCGATGGTCGAAGCTCTCGCGCTCATGTGACGCTCGCGGGCCAGCCGCCGGGCTGCTCGTCGATCGCCACGATCCGCGCCGGTGAGCCGTCGAGGCCCTCCAGCGGCAGGGGCAAGGCCATGAGGAACACCTCGTCGTGCTCGAGCTCGGCCAGGCGGACCAGGCATTCCGCGACGACCATCTCGTTGACGAACAGCGCCTCGTGCAGGAGCCGGAACTCGGTGCGGTGCGGCGACGGCGTGTCCAGGCCCAGGAACACCACGCCGAGCTCCACGAGCCGCTCGGCGGCGCCGACGGTCATCGAGGGGAAGTCGGTCCAGTACTCGCGTTCGGCCGCGCGGACGTCCCAGTCCGTCCGGATCAGCGCGCGGCCGGTGCGCGCCAGGGCGTCCGCGTACGGCGCGAGCACCTCCCCGTCGATCTCGCCCGTCGGCAGCTCGCGTGCGTCCACGACGGTCGCAGGGCCGACGCACCGCGCGAGGTCGACGGCCTCGATCGTCCGCCCGTCGCGCAGGAAGTGCGACGGCGCGTCCAGATGGGTCCCCACCTGGGAGAACAGCGAGACCTGCCACATCTCGACGTCGTCGCGCTCGATGCTCGAGAAGGGGACGAACCCGACGGTCGGCTCGCCGGGGAAGGCGAGCATCCCGTGCCGGAGCGTCCGGGTCAGGTCGACGAGTCGCATGGGGGACGGCGCCGCCGCCGTTCGGGTCGTGAGGCTTGTGAGATCATGTGGGCAGTGGTATGACAGGTAAGGCCAGTCGCTGTCAAGTGACTGGAGACCCGCTCAGCCCCCTACGATCGAAAAGGACCGCGCTTGTCCACCCCGACGCCCGGCGCCGCACCGACCACGGCCGCCGACGCCTACAGCTCGGCCACCGAGCGCTCCCGGCTCGCGCTCGGCGCGGCGCGCCGGCGGCTGCCGACCGGCCTCTCGCGCCAGACGCTGGTGTTCGCGCCGCACCCGTTCGTGGCGCGCCGCGGCGACGGCGCCTACCTCGAGGACCTGGACGGCCGCCGCTACCTGGACTTCGTCAACAACTACACCTCGCTCATCCACGGCCACAGCCACGAGCCGTCGCGCCGGGCGATGGACGAGGCGTTCGCCCGGTCGCCGGCGCCGGGCGCGCCGACCGCGCTCGAGCTCGACTTCGCCGAGGAGATCGCGCGCCGCGTCGGGTCGATCGAGTGGGTGCGCTTCGCCGTGACCGGCACCGAGGCGGTGCTGTACGCGCTGCGAGCGGCGCGCGCGTTCACGGGTCGTCGCCGCATCCTGAAGTTCGAGGGCGGCTTCCACGGCGGCGTCGACGACGTCCAGGTCAGCATCGGCGCCGCGCCGATGGAGGCCGGGACGTTCGGTCCCGGCATCCCCGCCACGGGCGGCCTGGGGACCGTTGACACGGTCGTCGCCGTCTACAACGACAGCGCGTCACTGCGCGCTGCGATGGCCGCGCACCGCGACGAGCTGGCCGCGGTGATCGTCGAGCCCTTCCTCGGCAACGCCGCGCTGATCGCGGCCCACGACGAGTTCCTCGCGGAGATCCGTCAGCTGACGACCGCGGCCGGGGCGCTCATGGTCCTCGACGAGATCCAGAGCTGCCGCCTCGGCTACGGCGGCGCCCAGGAGCGCCTCGCCTTCGGGCCCGACCTGACGACGATGGGCAAGACGATCGGCGGCGGCACGCCGCTGGCGCTCGTCGGTGGCCGGCGCGACGTGATGGAGGTGTTCGACGGCTTCGACCCCGCCGTGCGCCAGACCGGCACGTTCAACGCGTTCCCGGCCTCGCTCGCAGCGGGTCTGGCAACGCTGACCGACTGGCAGCGCGACGACGTCGAGCGGCTCAACGCGCGCGGCCGGGCGCTCCGGGAGGAGCTCACGCGGGTCTTCGCCGCGCACGGCGTCGCCGCGCACGTCGGGGGCCAGGGATCGATGTTCAACATCAGCCTGATCGACCGCCCGGTCGCGACCTACCGCGACTTCGCCGCGGCGGACGCCTCCGGCTGGCAGCGCCTGCACCACGAGCTGCTCGTGCGCGGCGTCTACCTCTCGGCCCGCGGGACGGGCTGCCTGTCGACCGCGATGCAGGAAGCTGACGTCGCGCGGCTCGTCGCGGCGATGGACGACGCGCTGAGCACGGTCGAGAACGACGGAACGAGGAGCTGAGGATGGGACACCTGGACGGGCAGACGGCGGTCGTGACGGGCTGCGGCTCGGGCATCGGCCTGGCGATCGCGACGCGCTTCGCCACCGAGGGTGCGACGGTCGTCGGGCTCGACGTCGCCGCCGGCGGCAGCGGCGACATCCCCGGCGGCCGCTTCACCCTGGTCGAGGGCTCGGTGGCCGAGGAGGCCGACGTCGTCGGCGCGCTGGAACGGGCGCGCGAGGCGACCGGCCGGCTCGACGTCGTCGTCAACAACGCCGCGATCCAGTTCGAGCGCACGTTCGAGGAGACCACCGCCGAGGACTTCGACGCGATCGTCGCCGTCAACCTCCGCGGCGTCTTCCTCGGCACCAAGCACGGCGCGGCACGGCTGGGCGAGGGCGGCCGGATCCTCAACCTCGGCTCGATCCTCGGCTTCACCGGCGACGCGCTGCTCGCCGCCTACTCGGCGACCAAGGGCGGCGTCGTCAACCTCACGCGCGCGGCCGCGGTGGCCTACGGGCGCCGCGGCATCCGGGTCAACAGCCTGTGCCCGGGCGCGGTGCGCACGGAGCTGACGACGCGGGTCTGGGACCTGGCCGACGACCCCGCCCAGGCGCGCGCCGACATGGAGTCGCTCTACCCCTTGGGCCGGATCGCCGAGCCGGAGGAGATCGCGGCCGTGGCGCTGTTCCTCTGCTCGCCGGAGAGCAGCGCGATGACCGGCGCTGCGGTGGTCGCCGACTGCGGGATCACCGCGACCAATGCGGAGTTCGGTCTGATCAAGGACCTCCTGTGACCGAGGCCTTCGAGGGCCGCGAGGCGGGCATCGGCATCCGTCTGGCGGTCGAGGCCGAGGCAGTCCGGCGCCTGGCGACCGAAGCGCGCGGGCTGACCGCGCTCGGCCCCGCGATCGACCGGATCGACGAGGCCGCGCGCCTCCGCGACCGCGTCGCGCTCGCCGAGGCCGAGCTCGAGTTCCACACCAACCTGGTCGAGCTGGCGGGCGACCGCTTCCTGACCGCGGACTACCGCGCGATGGGCGACCGCCTGCAGCGGATCTTCAGCGACGACGGCCGCTCGCTCAGCACGCTGGACGGCCTGGCGGACATGCACCGAGCGCTCGTCCGCGCGATCGCCTCGGGTGAGCCCGACGCGGCGGTCCGCGAGATGCGGGCCCACGTCCTCGACGAGGAGCGCCTGGCGGGTCCTGCCGACCCGTGGCTGGATGCCGTGGCGCGGGGCCGGCTCGCGGGAGCGGCGGCCGGGGTCGAACACGCCGTGCTCGAACGTCTGCTCGCGCCCGACCGCTGCGTCGAGGTCCACGTCTCGGCGCAGCTGGCCGACGGCACGACGGCGATCGTCACGGGCTGGCGCGTCCAGCACGACCTCGCGGTCGGGCCGGCCAAGGGCGGAACGCGGCTGCACCCGTCGACCACGCTGGCGGAGGTCAAGGCGCTGGCGATGACCATGACGTGGAAGTGCGCGCTTGTCGGGCTCCCGTTCGGCGGCGGCAAGGGCGGCATCCGAATCGACCCGGCCCGGATGGACGAGCGCGGCCGACGGCGCCTCATCCGCGACTACGTGACGCTGCTCGCGCCGGTCCTCGGGCCCGAGCGCGACATCATCGCCCCCGACGTCAACAGCGGCGAGCGCGAGATGGCGTGGGCCGTCGATCGATTGGAGGCGCTGTCCGGCAGGAGCATGCCGAACGCGGTGACCGGCAAGCCCGTGGCGCTCGGCGGCCTGGCCGGCCGGCGGGCGGCGACGGGGCACGGCGTCGCCGCCGTCCTGCGACGGTTCGCGAGCGCGCGATGGGGTCGCGAGGCCGGGCCGCTGCGTGTGGCGATCGCCGGGTTCGGCAACGTCGGCCAGCACCTCGCCGAGGCGCTGGACGGCGACCCCGGCTTCCGCGTCGTCGCGGTCTCGGACGCGGCCGGCGCGCGATATGACGAGCGCGGGCTGGCGGTCGACGCGTTGCGCGCGGCCGTCGCGCGCGACGGCACGGTCGCGGGCGCGCCGACCGGTCGCCCGATGGAGCGCGACGCGGTCCTCGCCGCGCCGTGCGACGTCCTCGTCCCGGCCGCGGTCGGCGGCGTCATCGACGCCGATGCAGCCGACGCGGTGCAGGCGTCGCTGATCGTCGAGGCCGCCAACGGACCGGTCACCGCGGCGGGCGAGCGCCGCCTCGCGGCGCGCGACGTCACCGTCGTCCCCGACCTGCTCGCCAACGCCGGCGGCGTGATCGCCTCGTACTTCGAATGGCGTCGGCTCCACGAAGGTGACCGCGAGCTCGCTCGGCGGCGCGACGCGCTGCTGGCCGAGGCCTGCGACCGCGTGATCGAGCGGGCGCCGGACCTGGCGGACCTGCGTCAGGCGTCACTGCAACTGGCGATCGACCGAGCCGCGGCGGCGCACCTCGCCCGCGGAGCCGGATGACCGTCACGACCGCGCGCGGCGGGCTGCTGCTCGGGCTCGACGGCGTGCTCGTCGACTCACGCAAGGTGATCCTGCGCTGCGTCGAGCTGGCGCTGCGGGCCGAGGCGCCGGCGCACGCGACCGCCCTGGCCGCGCCGGCGTGGATCGGGCCGCCGATCGCCGAGGCGTTCGCGGCGCACCTCGGCGTCGGCGCCGACGCCGAGCTGGTGGCACGGTGCGTGGCGACCTACCGGCGCTTCTATCGCGTCGCCTCGCTCACCGACACCGTTCCCCAGCCCGGCGTGCGAGGGCTGCTCACGGGCGCCGCGCGTGACTGGCACCTGGTGGTGGTGACGAGCAAGCCGACGGAGTTCGCGATCCCGGTGCTCGAGCAGCTCGGGCTGGGGTCGGCGATCGACCTCGTGGCGGGACCCGGGCTGGAGGCGTCCCCAGAGGGGCGTTCGGCGTCGGTGGCACGAGCCCTGGACGAGCTTGGCGGCGATCCCACGTCGTGCGTGCTCGTCGGCGACCGGCACTTCGACATCGCCGCCGGCCGCGCCCACGGCATCACGACCGTCGGCGCCACATGGGGGGTGGGAACGGCGGACGAGCTGCGGCAGGCGGGCGCCGCACACCTCGCGCGCTCGCCGGACGAGCTCACAACGCTGCTGGCCGCGCTGGGGCCGAGCCGCACCACGTCGGCAGAGAAACGACCTTGACGCGGCACAGCCACCACTGGTATGACAGG encodes:
- a CDS encoding methylenetetrahydrofolate reductase, with protein sequence MNLIRRIEAGQGEFLVFALTPPRLATEREQVQDIANTTIARLLPLDLDGLILYDIDDETERNPAERPFPFMPTLDPAHYLAEHLAAWPAPVVVYRAVSKYAPAELRSWLTAQDPRRVMTVLVGAPSSATAGRTSLADAQALRRDTNPAVSLGGVAIPERHTRREDEHLRLLAKQEAGCRFFVTQVVYDVNAAKNLVSDYHYECRARGMPPVPFVFTFSVCGSMKTLEFLRWLGVDVPRWIENDLAHATDPLEASYEQALTTATELMAYCRTLGVPFGINVESVSIRRVEIEASVRLAEQLRAHLH
- a CDS encoding response regulator transcription factor, which translates into the protein MSSLADRRLTVLVVDREELALWGFSLVLQRQTWVRRCAVANDLATARKRVAELPVDVVAVDGRFGDDALSALQADLRAISPCIRVVLTVDASDRTLPPLPTIDRTWPVARLLTALRAAGLDDTAPIHRPPSPTRLSERERQVLTLVSEGSTNAQIGRSLCLSPHTIKQHTSSVYRKLHARNRAEAVTRARELGLLV
- the dhaL gene encoding dihydroxyacetone kinase subunit DhaL, with the protein product MSETAKVVARTLTAVTREMEERQDVLDRLDAVAADGDHGATMVLGWRAVAAEVAEPGDRTAAQLLRDAGAAFADVGGSIGPLWGTALLRAGRALDDLGGDALRDPRGLARVVSAGVDGMAQRGGAREGDKTLMDVMLPAARALDQAAAAGATVEDALGAALAAAAAGLEHTAQLSARRGRARRLADRTLGHQDAGAASAFLIWRRAVVVVFPHVEVADVVAG
- a CDS encoding dihydroxyacetone kinase subunit DhaK — its product is MRKLVNDPFAVVDEMLDGIVAAHGSEIVRTPRGRGLVLAKRDPARRVGVIVGGGSGHEPAFFGALGPGLADGAAVGNVFASPSATPAVEVARALAPPDGVLFLFGNYEGDIMNFGMAAELLADEGIASETVLVTDDVVSALDHPSERRGVAGDVIVFKAAGARADEGAGLAAVAAAAQHANDRTRTVGVGLGPCTVPAAGRPTFDLPAGEMDVGMGVHGEAGIRRGPLAGADVVADELLDIMLADRAPDAGESVLVLVNTLGATPLMEGYIVLRRIVERLASAGVPVHRSLVGEYVTSLEMIGLSVTLVHLDDELRRLMDAPARPLAGPGFGTEWR
- a CDS encoding RpiB/LacA/LacB family sugar-phosphate isomerase, whose amino-acid sequence is MTTIGLGSDSAGVELRRLVADHLRSLGHEVLDVGVDDDSRNYPSIAFEVAENVAARRYDRAILICGTGLGVAIAANKIPGVYAATCHDTYSARRARKSNNAQILTMGARVIGPMLALEIVDAWLDSEFDGGGSVPKVQELSDGEERYAQARQ
- a CDS encoding sugar phosphate isomerase/epimerase family protein, giving the protein MSARASTIAGSTLPLAGADAAGQPMHLASAGDWRTQLHRLRRCGFTACDLVDGWLRVDLLDDARLSELRASLADADVALVGMSVIRASVIDPDHGVKNLERTRRALHAAAALGAPVVSVGFHRPLAGPQLEAPFWTVPHPRDDAGDATFATAAERLASICAEARTLGIDVSLELHESTLLDRSDRVLRILQDVGATNLGVNLDIGNLVRVPFPPPEPWRATVAALAAHVNYWHLKNYVRLEHADGLVLTGPTALADGEIDYRLALRAVLDAGYRGPLCVEHYGGDALTAMRRGADYLDHLINEMEIAA
- a CDS encoding cyclase family protein, which gives rise to MRLVDLTRTLRHGMLAFPGEPTVGFVPFSSIERDDVEMWQVSLFSQVGTHLDAPSHFLRDGRTIEAVDLARCVGPATVVDARELPTGEIDGEVLAPYADALARTGRALIRTDWDVRAAEREYWTDFPSMTVGAAERLVELGVVFLGLDTPSPHRTEFRLLHEALFVNEMVVAECLVRLAELEHDEVFLMALPLPLEGLDGSPARIVAIDEQPGGWPASVT
- a CDS encoding aspartate aminotransferase family protein, with the protein product MSTPTPGAAPTTAADAYSSATERSRLALGAARRRLPTGLSRQTLVFAPHPFVARRGDGAYLEDLDGRRYLDFVNNYTSLIHGHSHEPSRRAMDEAFARSPAPGAPTALELDFAEEIARRVGSIEWVRFAVTGTEAVLYALRAARAFTGRRRILKFEGGFHGGVDDVQVSIGAAPMEAGTFGPGIPATGGLGTVDTVVAVYNDSASLRAAMAAHRDELAAVIVEPFLGNAALIAAHDEFLAEIRQLTTAAGALMVLDEIQSCRLGYGGAQERLAFGPDLTTMGKTIGGGTPLALVGGRRDVMEVFDGFDPAVRQTGTFNAFPASLAAGLATLTDWQRDDVERLNARGRALREELTRVFAAHGVAAHVGGQGSMFNISLIDRPVATYRDFAAADASGWQRLHHELLVRGVYLSARGTGCLSTAMQEADVARLVAAMDDALSTVENDGTRS
- a CDS encoding SDR family NAD(P)-dependent oxidoreductase translates to MGHLDGQTAVVTGCGSGIGLAIATRFATEGATVVGLDVAAGGSGDIPGGRFTLVEGSVAEEADVVGALERAREATGRLDVVVNNAAIQFERTFEETTAEDFDAIVAVNLRGVFLGTKHGAARLGEGGRILNLGSILGFTGDALLAAYSATKGGVVNLTRAAAVAYGRRGIRVNSLCPGAVRTELTTRVWDLADDPAQARADMESLYPLGRIAEPEEIAAVALFLCSPESSAMTGAAVVADCGITATNAEFGLIKDLL
- a CDS encoding Glu/Leu/Phe/Val dehydrogenase dimerization domain-containing protein, with the translated sequence MTEAFEGREAGIGIRLAVEAEAVRRLATEARGLTALGPAIDRIDEAARLRDRVALAEAELEFHTNLVELAGDRFLTADYRAMGDRLQRIFSDDGRSLSTLDGLADMHRALVRAIASGEPDAAVREMRAHVLDEERLAGPADPWLDAVARGRLAGAAAGVEHAVLERLLAPDRCVEVHVSAQLADGTTAIVTGWRVQHDLAVGPAKGGTRLHPSTTLAEVKALAMTMTWKCALVGLPFGGGKGGIRIDPARMDERGRRRLIRDYVTLLAPVLGPERDIIAPDVNSGEREMAWAVDRLEALSGRSMPNAVTGKPVALGGLAGRRAATGHGVAAVLRRFASARWGREAGPLRVAIAGFGNVGQHLAEALDGDPGFRVVAVSDAAGARYDERGLAVDALRAAVARDGTVAGAPTGRPMERDAVLAAPCDVLVPAAVGGVIDADAADAVQASLIVEAANGPVTAAGERRLAARDVTVVPDLLANAGGVIASYFEWRRLHEGDRELARRRDALLAEACDRVIERAPDLADLRQASLQLAIDRAAAAHLARGAG
- a CDS encoding HAD family hydrolase: MTVTTARGGLLLGLDGVLVDSRKVILRCVELALRAEAPAHATALAAPAWIGPPIAEAFAAHLGVGADAELVARCVATYRRFYRVASLTDTVPQPGVRGLLTGAARDWHLVVVTSKPTEFAIPVLEQLGLGSAIDLVAGPGLEASPEGRSASVARALDELGGDPTSCVLVGDRHFDIAAGRAHGITTVGATWGVGTADELRQAGAAHLARSPDELTTLLAALGPSRTTSAEKRP